A genomic region of Dreissena polymorpha isolate Duluth1 chromosome 4, UMN_Dpol_1.0, whole genome shotgun sequence contains the following coding sequences:
- the LOC127879973 gene encoding E3 ubiquitin-protein ligase ZSWIM2-like isoform X3: MARSVPWRRECNDVVFWRQTEAQNATIYILRETGPTGFLLKEEGETKPCKAFLGDPHSCTCTQFMKDRDLCKHICWLLLKKFRVPQTNPISWQKGLVEREINEILRGLTQQMRKKVPTAVTRWRRPMSSDSDAREVIPQRDIAEDDVCPICQDELLKKRLPVTYCKFGCGNSIHIKCMKVWAEHQKSQGETTVKCPFCREDFGPFEMLKYENRNAEGVQQGGRMDRHLGTTCQSCRVSPIEGKCYRCSSCADFHLCQSCFNTPIHTQHAFQYRHKRNQRWTAAGRAYGAVLPQAIVDDLVNREISENDYDLLTQLDANAGTIGSDIPEDVVNGFPLEKVRGTGPLLQPGVQCRICLHGYQVGQFVRKLPRCKHKFHKDCIDNWLLHSRPTCPIDGQVVWDRFSAQLDGESTRTNRKPANRPLQDSSTQNRNVINLEIPGMGISLRTHVPSEPCVQVQERAPRVRPGVRRGRERSDRETESDDVGHDRHVQPTFGGRQLHAAAVDRNTDGGQRPYESDPPVAITSSQIGQENDDPLEEVVAANQNSGRSQHSGHHGNNFHGNPLIPNCRAQNPGSVFGQQITRQHNATASLLSNAERLDAYTALPEISAHDFVNGFSENSDHLHSPARTNQANVFADIPPEHRLFSTMNPSEQGSSSHVMFQLDGPAQRRQYGATSSAPASVNGALAFSYNFPPFTLLERGRAAQRGWNQGSSVTRNRSNSRERVQPVSGQIPKEGEHLLERLTLFTDLYLGNHPRTQAPVSNKPPLNGLPPRPQRRANHLAARQRRFENERRRNDFSLEGNACSDVTLRDLLG; the protein is encoded by the exons ATGGCGAGAAGTGTTCCCTGGCGTCGAGAGTGCAATGATGTGGTGTTCTGGAGGCAGACAGAGGCTCAGAATGCAACCATCTACATTCTCAGAGAAACTGGGCCCACGGGTTTTCTACTAAAGGAAGAAGGAGAAACAAAACCATGCAAG GCATTTCTTGGCGACCCTCATAGCTGTACCTGTACCCAGTTCATGAAAGATAGAGATCTCTGCAAACACATTTGTTGGTTGCTGCTCAAGAAGTTCAGAGTTCCTCAGACTAATCCAA TATCCTGGCAAAAAGGCTTGGTTGAGAGAGAAATTAACGAGATCCTACGCGGTCTCACTCAGCAAATGAGGAAGAAGGTTCCAACTGCAGTGACCCGCTGGCGACGTCCCATGTCCTCTGACAGTGATGCAAGGGAGGTCATTCCGCAACGAGATATCGCAGAAGATGATGTGTGCCCGATATGTCAAGATGAACTGTTAAAGAAGCGACTTCCAGTCACCTACTGCAA ATTTGGATGTGGCAACAGTATCCACATCAAGTGCATGAAAGTCTGGGCCGAGCACCAGAAGTCTCAAGGGGAGACAACTGTGAAGTGTCCGTTCTGCCGGGAGGACTTTGGTCCCTTTGAGATGCTCAAGTACGAGAACCGGAACGCAGAAGGTGTGCAGCAAGGGGGCCGGATGGACCGACACCTGGGCACCACCTGTCAGAGCTGTAGGGTCTCTCCTATAGAAGGAAAATGCTACAG ATGCAGTAGCTGTGCTGATTTCCACCTGTGTCAGTCATGTTTTAACACGCCCATTCACACTCAGCATGCCTTTCAGTACAGACAT AAGCGTAACCAGCGCTGGACAGCTGCAGGCAGAGCATATGGTGCCGTGTTACCCCAGGCCATCGTAGACGACCTTGTGAACAGGGAGATATCTGAGAATGATTATGATCTACTCACACAGTTGGACGC CAATGCAGGCACCATAGGTAGTGATATCCCAGAAGATGTTGTTAATGGTTTTCCCCTAGAGAAGGTTCGAGGCACGGGTCCGTTGTTACAACCGGGGGTCCAGTGCCGTATATGTCTCCACGGTTACCAGGTCGGGCAGTTCGTGCGCAAACTGCCTCGCTGCAAACACAAG TTCCACAAGGACTGCATAGACAACTGGTTGCTGCACTCAAGGCCCACATGTCCCATTGACGGGCAGGTGGTCTGGGACAGGTTTTCTGCTCAACTAGACGGAGAAAGCACCAGAACCAATCGCAA ACCAGCAAACAGACCTTTGCAGGACTCATCAACACAAAATAGAAACGTGATAAACTTAGAGATACCTGGAATGGGGATTTCTTTGCGGACCCATGTACCTTCAGAACCTTGTGTCCAGGTCCAAGAAAGGGCCCCCAGGGTCAGACCAGGGGTCAGGAGAGGTCGGGAAAGGTCCGACAGAGAAACAGAAAG TGATGATGTTGGACATGACCGCCATGTCCAGCCAACATTTGGTGGCAGACAACTGCATGCTGCTGCAGTAGACAGGAACACTGATGGAGGTCAAAGGCCATACGAATCTGACCCCCCAGTGGCAATCACATCATCACAAATAG gtCAAGAAAACGATGACCCTCTTGAGGAGGTTGTAGCTGCCAATCAGAACAGCGGCAGATCACAACATAGTGGTCACCATGGTAACAACTTCCATGGCAACCCTTTGATACCAAATTGTCGAGCCCAGAATCCTGGGTCAGTATTTGGCCAGCAGATTACCAGGCAGCACAATGCTACTGCAAGTTTGCTTTCAAACGCGGAACGACTAGACGCATACACTGCACTGCCAGAAATATCTGCCCATGATTTTGTAAATGGGTTTTCAGAAAATAGTGATCATCTACATAGTCCTGCAAGAACAAATCAAGCCAATGTGTTTGCGGATATACCCCCAGAGCACCGCCTGTTTTCCACTATGAACCCCAGTGAGCAGGGGTCCAGTTCCCATGTGATGTTCCAACTTGACGGTCCTGCACAGCGCAGGCAATATGGTGCCACCAGTAGTGCTCCAGCCTCGGTGAATGGAG CCCTGGCTTTCTCATACAACTTTCCTCCCTTCACCCTGCTAGAGAGAGGTCGAGCCGCACAAAGGGGCTGGAACCAGGGGTCAAGTGTCACCCGCAACCGTAGCAACAGCAGGGAGAGGGTTCAGCCTGTATCAGGACAGATACCCAAAGAAGGAGAACATTTACTGGAACGCTTAACG CTTTTCACAGACCTGTATCTCGGCAACCATCCCCGGACCCAGGCCCCCGTGTCCAACAAGCCGCCCCTCAACGGGCTCCCCCCACGTCCCCAAAGACGGGCCAACCACCTGGCCGCCCGCCAGCGACGCTTTGAAAATGAGCGCAGGAGAAACGACTTCAGTCTTGAAGGGAACGCATGCTCCGATGTCACACTGAGAGATTTATTAGGataa
- the LOC127879973 gene encoding E3 ubiquitin-protein ligase ZSWIM2-like isoform X2, whose product MARSVPWRRECNDVVFWRQTEAQNATIYILRETGPTGFLLKEEGETKPCKAFLGDPHSCTCTQFMKDRDLCKHICWLLLKKFRVPQTNPISWQKGLVEREINEILRGLTQQMRKKVPTAVTRWRRPMSSDSDAREVIPQRDIAEDDVCPICQDELLKKRLPVTYCKFGCGNSIHIKCMKVWAEHQKSQGETTVKCPFCREDFGPFEMLKYENRNAEGVQQGGRMDRHLGTTCQSCRVSPIEGKCYRCSSCADFHLCQSCFNTPIHTQHAFQYRHKRNQRWTAAGRAYGAVLPQAIVDDLVNREISENDYDLLTQLDANAGTIGSDIPEDVVNGFPLEKVRGTGPLLQPGVQCRICLHGYQVGQFVRKLPRCKHKFHKDCIDNWLLHSRPTCPIDGQVVWDRFSAQLDGESTRTNRKPANRPLQDSSTQNRNVINLEIPGMGISLRTHVPSEPCVQVQERAPRVRPGVRRGRERSDRETERFLNSIQNNFSLSGIAIGADGDDVGHDRHVQPTFGGRQLHAAAVDRNTDGGQRPYESDPPVAITSSQIGQENDDPLEEVVAANQNSGRSQHSGHHGNNFHGNPLIPNCRAQNPGSVFGQQITRQHNATASLLSNAERLDAYTALPEISAHDFVNGFSENSDHLHSPARTNQANVFADIPPEHRLFSTMNPSEQGSSSHVMFQLDGPAQRRQYGATSSAPASVNGERGRAAQRGWNQGSSVTRNRSNSRERVQPVSGQIPKEGEHLLERLTLFTDLYLGNHPRTQAPVSNKPPLNGLPPRPQRRANHLAARQRRFENERRRNDFSLEGNACSDVTLRDLLG is encoded by the exons ATGGCGAGAAGTGTTCCCTGGCGTCGAGAGTGCAATGATGTGGTGTTCTGGAGGCAGACAGAGGCTCAGAATGCAACCATCTACATTCTCAGAGAAACTGGGCCCACGGGTTTTCTACTAAAGGAAGAAGGAGAAACAAAACCATGCAAG GCATTTCTTGGCGACCCTCATAGCTGTACCTGTACCCAGTTCATGAAAGATAGAGATCTCTGCAAACACATTTGTTGGTTGCTGCTCAAGAAGTTCAGAGTTCCTCAGACTAATCCAA TATCCTGGCAAAAAGGCTTGGTTGAGAGAGAAATTAACGAGATCCTACGCGGTCTCACTCAGCAAATGAGGAAGAAGGTTCCAACTGCAGTGACCCGCTGGCGACGTCCCATGTCCTCTGACAGTGATGCAAGGGAGGTCATTCCGCAACGAGATATCGCAGAAGATGATGTGTGCCCGATATGTCAAGATGAACTGTTAAAGAAGCGACTTCCAGTCACCTACTGCAA ATTTGGATGTGGCAACAGTATCCACATCAAGTGCATGAAAGTCTGGGCCGAGCACCAGAAGTCTCAAGGGGAGACAACTGTGAAGTGTCCGTTCTGCCGGGAGGACTTTGGTCCCTTTGAGATGCTCAAGTACGAGAACCGGAACGCAGAAGGTGTGCAGCAAGGGGGCCGGATGGACCGACACCTGGGCACCACCTGTCAGAGCTGTAGGGTCTCTCCTATAGAAGGAAAATGCTACAG ATGCAGTAGCTGTGCTGATTTCCACCTGTGTCAGTCATGTTTTAACACGCCCATTCACACTCAGCATGCCTTTCAGTACAGACAT AAGCGTAACCAGCGCTGGACAGCTGCAGGCAGAGCATATGGTGCCGTGTTACCCCAGGCCATCGTAGACGACCTTGTGAACAGGGAGATATCTGAGAATGATTATGATCTACTCACACAGTTGGACGC CAATGCAGGCACCATAGGTAGTGATATCCCAGAAGATGTTGTTAATGGTTTTCCCCTAGAGAAGGTTCGAGGCACGGGTCCGTTGTTACAACCGGGGGTCCAGTGCCGTATATGTCTCCACGGTTACCAGGTCGGGCAGTTCGTGCGCAAACTGCCTCGCTGCAAACACAAG TTCCACAAGGACTGCATAGACAACTGGTTGCTGCACTCAAGGCCCACATGTCCCATTGACGGGCAGGTGGTCTGGGACAGGTTTTCTGCTCAACTAGACGGAGAAAGCACCAGAACCAATCGCAA ACCAGCAAACAGACCTTTGCAGGACTCATCAACACAAAATAGAAACGTGATAAACTTAGAGATACCTGGAATGGGGATTTCTTTGCGGACCCATGTACCTTCAGAACCTTGTGTCCAGGTCCAAGAAAGGGCCCCCAGGGTCAGACCAGGGGTCAGGAGAGGTCGGGAAAGGTCCGACAGAGAAACAGAAAGGTTCCTGAACTCCATACAAAACAATTTTTCTCTGAGTGGAATTGCTATTGGTGCTGATGG TGATGATGTTGGACATGACCGCCATGTCCAGCCAACATTTGGTGGCAGACAACTGCATGCTGCTGCAGTAGACAGGAACACTGATGGAGGTCAAAGGCCATACGAATCTGACCCCCCAGTGGCAATCACATCATCACAAATAG gtCAAGAAAACGATGACCCTCTTGAGGAGGTTGTAGCTGCCAATCAGAACAGCGGCAGATCACAACATAGTGGTCACCATGGTAACAACTTCCATGGCAACCCTTTGATACCAAATTGTCGAGCCCAGAATCCTGGGTCAGTATTTGGCCAGCAGATTACCAGGCAGCACAATGCTACTGCAAGTTTGCTTTCAAACGCGGAACGACTAGACGCATACACTGCACTGCCAGAAATATCTGCCCATGATTTTGTAAATGGGTTTTCAGAAAATAGTGATCATCTACATAGTCCTGCAAGAACAAATCAAGCCAATGTGTTTGCGGATATACCCCCAGAGCACCGCCTGTTTTCCACTATGAACCCCAGTGAGCAGGGGTCCAGTTCCCATGTGATGTTCCAACTTGACGGTCCTGCACAGCGCAGGCAATATGGTGCCACCAGTAGTGCTCCAGCCTCGGTGAATGGAG AGAGAGGTCGAGCCGCACAAAGGGGCTGGAACCAGGGGTCAAGTGTCACCCGCAACCGTAGCAACAGCAGGGAGAGGGTTCAGCCTGTATCAGGACAGATACCCAAAGAAGGAGAACATTTACTGGAACGCTTAACG CTTTTCACAGACCTGTATCTCGGCAACCATCCCCGGACCCAGGCCCCCGTGTCCAACAAGCCGCCCCTCAACGGGCTCCCCCCACGTCCCCAAAGACGGGCCAACCACCTGGCCGCCCGCCAGCGACGCTTTGAAAATGAGCGCAGGAGAAACGACTTCAGTCTTGAAGGGAACGCATGCTCCGATGTCACACTGAGAGATTTATTAGGataa
- the LOC127879973 gene encoding E3 ubiquitin-protein ligase ZSWIM2-like isoform X1, translated as MARSVPWRRECNDVVFWRQTEAQNATIYILRETGPTGFLLKEEGETKPCKAFLGDPHSCTCTQFMKDRDLCKHICWLLLKKFRVPQTNPISWQKGLVEREINEILRGLTQQMRKKVPTAVTRWRRPMSSDSDAREVIPQRDIAEDDVCPICQDELLKKRLPVTYCKFGCGNSIHIKCMKVWAEHQKSQGETTVKCPFCREDFGPFEMLKYENRNAEGVQQGGRMDRHLGTTCQSCRVSPIEGKCYRCSSCADFHLCQSCFNTPIHTQHAFQYRHKRNQRWTAAGRAYGAVLPQAIVDDLVNREISENDYDLLTQLDANAGTIGSDIPEDVVNGFPLEKVRGTGPLLQPGVQCRICLHGYQVGQFVRKLPRCKHKFHKDCIDNWLLHSRPTCPIDGQVVWDRFSAQLDGESTRTNRKPANRPLQDSSTQNRNVINLEIPGMGISLRTHVPSEPCVQVQERAPRVRPGVRRGRERSDRETERFLNSIQNNFSLSGIAIGADGDDVGHDRHVQPTFGGRQLHAAAVDRNTDGGQRPYESDPPVAITSSQIGQENDDPLEEVVAANQNSGRSQHSGHHGNNFHGNPLIPNCRAQNPGSVFGQQITRQHNATASLLSNAERLDAYTALPEISAHDFVNGFSENSDHLHSPARTNQANVFADIPPEHRLFSTMNPSEQGSSSHVMFQLDGPAQRRQYGATSSAPASVNGALAFSYNFPPFTLLERGRAAQRGWNQGSSVTRNRSNSRERVQPVSGQIPKEGEHLLERLTLFTDLYLGNHPRTQAPVSNKPPLNGLPPRPQRRANHLAARQRRFENERRRNDFSLEGNACSDVTLRDLLG; from the exons ATGGCGAGAAGTGTTCCCTGGCGTCGAGAGTGCAATGATGTGGTGTTCTGGAGGCAGACAGAGGCTCAGAATGCAACCATCTACATTCTCAGAGAAACTGGGCCCACGGGTTTTCTACTAAAGGAAGAAGGAGAAACAAAACCATGCAAG GCATTTCTTGGCGACCCTCATAGCTGTACCTGTACCCAGTTCATGAAAGATAGAGATCTCTGCAAACACATTTGTTGGTTGCTGCTCAAGAAGTTCAGAGTTCCTCAGACTAATCCAA TATCCTGGCAAAAAGGCTTGGTTGAGAGAGAAATTAACGAGATCCTACGCGGTCTCACTCAGCAAATGAGGAAGAAGGTTCCAACTGCAGTGACCCGCTGGCGACGTCCCATGTCCTCTGACAGTGATGCAAGGGAGGTCATTCCGCAACGAGATATCGCAGAAGATGATGTGTGCCCGATATGTCAAGATGAACTGTTAAAGAAGCGACTTCCAGTCACCTACTGCAA ATTTGGATGTGGCAACAGTATCCACATCAAGTGCATGAAAGTCTGGGCCGAGCACCAGAAGTCTCAAGGGGAGACAACTGTGAAGTGTCCGTTCTGCCGGGAGGACTTTGGTCCCTTTGAGATGCTCAAGTACGAGAACCGGAACGCAGAAGGTGTGCAGCAAGGGGGCCGGATGGACCGACACCTGGGCACCACCTGTCAGAGCTGTAGGGTCTCTCCTATAGAAGGAAAATGCTACAG ATGCAGTAGCTGTGCTGATTTCCACCTGTGTCAGTCATGTTTTAACACGCCCATTCACACTCAGCATGCCTTTCAGTACAGACAT AAGCGTAACCAGCGCTGGACAGCTGCAGGCAGAGCATATGGTGCCGTGTTACCCCAGGCCATCGTAGACGACCTTGTGAACAGGGAGATATCTGAGAATGATTATGATCTACTCACACAGTTGGACGC CAATGCAGGCACCATAGGTAGTGATATCCCAGAAGATGTTGTTAATGGTTTTCCCCTAGAGAAGGTTCGAGGCACGGGTCCGTTGTTACAACCGGGGGTCCAGTGCCGTATATGTCTCCACGGTTACCAGGTCGGGCAGTTCGTGCGCAAACTGCCTCGCTGCAAACACAAG TTCCACAAGGACTGCATAGACAACTGGTTGCTGCACTCAAGGCCCACATGTCCCATTGACGGGCAGGTGGTCTGGGACAGGTTTTCTGCTCAACTAGACGGAGAAAGCACCAGAACCAATCGCAA ACCAGCAAACAGACCTTTGCAGGACTCATCAACACAAAATAGAAACGTGATAAACTTAGAGATACCTGGAATGGGGATTTCTTTGCGGACCCATGTACCTTCAGAACCTTGTGTCCAGGTCCAAGAAAGGGCCCCCAGGGTCAGACCAGGGGTCAGGAGAGGTCGGGAAAGGTCCGACAGAGAAACAGAAAGGTTCCTGAACTCCATACAAAACAATTTTTCTCTGAGTGGAATTGCTATTGGTGCTGATGG TGATGATGTTGGACATGACCGCCATGTCCAGCCAACATTTGGTGGCAGACAACTGCATGCTGCTGCAGTAGACAGGAACACTGATGGAGGTCAAAGGCCATACGAATCTGACCCCCCAGTGGCAATCACATCATCACAAATAG gtCAAGAAAACGATGACCCTCTTGAGGAGGTTGTAGCTGCCAATCAGAACAGCGGCAGATCACAACATAGTGGTCACCATGGTAACAACTTCCATGGCAACCCTTTGATACCAAATTGTCGAGCCCAGAATCCTGGGTCAGTATTTGGCCAGCAGATTACCAGGCAGCACAATGCTACTGCAAGTTTGCTTTCAAACGCGGAACGACTAGACGCATACACTGCACTGCCAGAAATATCTGCCCATGATTTTGTAAATGGGTTTTCAGAAAATAGTGATCATCTACATAGTCCTGCAAGAACAAATCAAGCCAATGTGTTTGCGGATATACCCCCAGAGCACCGCCTGTTTTCCACTATGAACCCCAGTGAGCAGGGGTCCAGTTCCCATGTGATGTTCCAACTTGACGGTCCTGCACAGCGCAGGCAATATGGTGCCACCAGTAGTGCTCCAGCCTCGGTGAATGGAG CCCTGGCTTTCTCATACAACTTTCCTCCCTTCACCCTGCTAGAGAGAGGTCGAGCCGCACAAAGGGGCTGGAACCAGGGGTCAAGTGTCACCCGCAACCGTAGCAACAGCAGGGAGAGGGTTCAGCCTGTATCAGGACAGATACCCAAAGAAGGAGAACATTTACTGGAACGCTTAACG CTTTTCACAGACCTGTATCTCGGCAACCATCCCCGGACCCAGGCCCCCGTGTCCAACAAGCCGCCCCTCAACGGGCTCCCCCCACGTCCCCAAAGACGGGCCAACCACCTGGCCGCCCGCCAGCGACGCTTTGAAAATGAGCGCAGGAGAAACGACTTCAGTCTTGAAGGGAACGCATGCTCCGATGTCACACTGAGAGATTTATTAGGataa
- the LOC127879978 gene encoding TCF3 fusion partner homolog, which produces MSEDPEYKENTLMKKYLALRNKCEQIQQGNERLVNRLQHVRKLIKRYNRQKRFLQARLDNYKDNYRDAQVPVMWEEDHMFNLLKPQPSATPVQESPGTPLPAKPKAVRKVKTSQKPSETASANQSTPAQSHGLMTSPSRHPIGREIESSFQPSNAFMMFCDQYRQSIQNDYIREKKTVISQQELAKRLSQKWNSLAAEDKQIYFDMVEIGRRGRGFDVSTDSTDQEQLDIITMETDTAVSSLLASPGNM; this is translated from the exons ATGTCCGAAGACCCGGAATATAAAGAAAATACTTTGATGAAAAAGTATTTGGCATTACGAAACAAATGTGAACAAATTCAACAG GGCAACGAAAGACTTGTGAATCGACTACAGCATGTGAGAAAATTGATAAAGCGGTACAACAGACAGAAAAG GTTTCTGCAGGCAAGGCTGGACAATTATAAGGACAATTACCGAGATGCCCAGGTCCCTGTCATGTGGGAG GAGGATCACATGTTTAATCTGCTCAAGCCTCAGCCAAGTGCTACCCCAGTGCAAGAATCTCCTGGTACACCATTACCAGCCAAACCCAAGGCTGTCAGGAAAGTAAAGACCTCTCAGAAGCCTTCAGAAACTGCATCTGCCAATCAGAGTACACCTGCACAGTCACATGGTCTTATGACATCACCATCCCGCCATCCCATTGGTCGAGAAATAGAATCCTCCTTTCAACCTTCTAATGCTTTTATGATGTTTTGTGACCAGTATCGACAATCGATTCAGAACGACTACATTCGG GAAAAAAAGACAGTGATCAGCCAACAGGAATTGGCAAAAAGATTGTCTCAGAAATGGAATTCCCTGGCAGCAGAAGACAAACAG ATCTACTTTGACATGGTGGAGATAGGTCGGCGAGGCCGTGGTTTTGACGTTTCCACTGACAGCACTGACCAGGAGCAGCTGGACATCATCACCATGGAGACGGACACAGCGGTCAGCTCGCTTCTTGCATCCCCTGGCAACATGTGA